Proteins encoded in a region of the Chthonomonadales bacterium genome:
- a CDS encoding orotidine 5'-phosphate decarboxylase, with amino-acid sequence MWELLRAPTVQVAIDVLDVDSALRVAEAAVRAGADWLEAGTPLITFCGTPVIGTLARAFPGVPVLADYKAMDGVRKYVLETASQGGRLATVCAVAADASVRTAVEAGRESGIAVVCDLYAAPDVGARAAEVVAIGVDSVYVHWGADQRAADPGRDSQADIAAVLEAVRVPVGIATFSADDGVRAVRGGARIAVIGAPLIQQDDVEGALRDYVERVKAAA; translated from the coding sequence ATGTGGGAGCTGCTCCGCGCGCCAACCGTGCAGGTGGCCATCGATGTGCTCGATGTCGACTCCGCGCTCCGCGTTGCCGAGGCCGCCGTGCGCGCGGGGGCCGACTGGCTGGAGGCGGGCACGCCGCTGATCACCTTCTGCGGCACGCCCGTGATCGGGACCCTCGCCCGCGCATTCCCGGGCGTGCCCGTCCTGGCCGACTACAAGGCGATGGACGGCGTCCGCAAGTACGTGCTGGAGACGGCCAGTCAGGGCGGGCGCCTCGCGACCGTGTGCGCTGTGGCGGCCGACGCGAGCGTGCGGACCGCCGTGGAGGCCGGCCGGGAGAGCGGCATCGCCGTGGTGTGCGACCTCTACGCGGCGCCCGACGTGGGCGCGCGGGCCGCCGAGGTGGTCGCCATCGGCGTCGACTCCGTCTACGTTCACTGGGGCGCCGATCAGCGCGCCGCCGACCCGGGCCGCGATTCGCAGGCCGACATCGCCGCCGTCCTGGAGGCGGTGCGCGTGCCGGTTGGCATCGCTACCTTCAGCGCGGACGATGGCGTCCGCGCGGTGCGCGGCGGCGCCCGCATCGCCGTCATCGGCGCCCCGCTCATCCAACAGGACGATGTGGAGGGCGCGCTGCGCGACTACGTGGAGCGCGTCAAGGCCGCGGCCTAG
- a CDS encoding rhomboid family intramembrane serine protease, with product MLLPYTSDRPPARPPAAVLTLVLGQFAIFALVALIVAFRGAQLPVLVYANLSVVPGSLRWYTTLTYSLLHESAPHLSVNMLFLWVFGGSVEEATGSWRFLLLYFGSAAATGLIQAAMVLVIPGADPTMPVIGASGAVAAVVGFFAVRFYRARVHLVGLRASVPAISLLTLVLLSEIAAVLWQFALRPGSPGAASAHWAHIAGFAIGMLLAQATRMLAAGRREYLEADARSALECVSPLAAAQRWEDELRANPNDVHAAAELARALARAGEREESVERYRDVLERYLAAGNKRDAVERYLQMRAELPDAVVPARTHLAVACAMEEQGKPEEAAAAYARLAAQHAGSREAEMALLRVGVVHAGKLRDAGRAREALQEFARRYPESAWKDFANQLLRDLERRAR from the coding sequence ATGCTACTGCCCTACACCAGCGACCGACCGCCGGCCCGCCCTCCGGCGGCCGTGCTCACCCTCGTTCTGGGGCAGTTTGCGATCTTCGCACTCGTCGCGCTGATCGTCGCCTTCCGCGGCGCCCAGCTGCCGGTCTTGGTCTACGCGAACCTGAGCGTGGTGCCCGGCTCGCTCCGCTGGTACACGACGCTCACCTACTCCCTGCTGCACGAGAGCGCACCGCACCTATCGGTGAACATGCTCTTCCTGTGGGTGTTCGGCGGGAGCGTGGAGGAGGCGACCGGCTCGTGGCGTTTCCTGCTGCTCTACTTCGGCTCGGCTGCGGCCACGGGGCTCATACAGGCGGCAATGGTGCTCGTCATTCCGGGCGCCGACCCGACCATGCCGGTCATTGGAGCGTCCGGCGCCGTCGCCGCCGTCGTCGGCTTCTTCGCCGTGCGATTCTACCGCGCGCGGGTGCATCTGGTCGGGCTGCGGGCCAGCGTGCCTGCCATCTCGCTCCTCACCCTGGTGCTGCTCAGCGAGATCGCCGCCGTGCTCTGGCAGTTTGCGCTGCGCCCAGGCTCGCCCGGCGCGGCCTCGGCGCACTGGGCGCACATCGCCGGCTTCGCCATCGGTATGCTGCTCGCGCAGGCCACGCGAATGCTGGCCGCCGGTCGCCGCGAGTACCTGGAAGCCGACGCGCGCAGCGCGCTGGAGTGCGTGTCGCCGCTGGCCGCCGCGCAGCGTTGGGAGGATGAGCTGCGAGCGAACCCGAACGACGTGCACGCGGCGGCCGAGCTCGCCCGCGCGCTGGCGCGCGCGGGCGAGCGAGAGGAGAGCGTGGAGCGCTACCGTGACGTGCTGGAGCGCTACCTGGCGGCCGGCAACAAGCGCGACGCGGTCGAGCGGTACCTGCAGATGCGCGCGGAACTGCCCGACGCCGTCGTGCCGGCCAGGACGCACCTGGCCGTCGCCTGCGCGATGGAGGAGCAAGGCAAGCCCGAGGAGGCCGCCGCCGCCTACGCCCGGCTCGCCGCGCAGCACGCCGGCTCGCGCGAGGCGGAGATGGCCCTCCTGCGCGTCGGCGTGGTCCACGCGGGCAAGCTGCGCGACGCCGGCCGCGCGCGCGAGGCCCTGCAGGAGTTCGCGCGCCGTTACCCGGAGAGCGCCTGGAAGGACTTCGCCAACCAGCTCCTGCGCGACCTGGAGCGCCGAGCAAGATAG